One genomic segment of Cellulophaga sp. HaHaR_3_176 includes these proteins:
- a CDS encoding nucleotide sugar dehydrogenase: MGKIKIGIIGLGYVGLPLARLFATKYAVVGFDINTKRIGELNNGIDSTLELDAELLKSVLKNENSDANGLYFSTKNEELEDCNYYIVTVPTPVDKNHRPDLTPLIKASETVAKVLKKDDIVIYESTVYPGVTEDECIPVLEKNSGLLFNTDFYAGYSPERINPGDKEHTIDKILKITSGSTPEIGQLVDNLYKSVITAGTHLAPTIKVAEAAKVIENSQRDINIAFVNELAKIFNLMDIDTQSVLDAASTKWNFLPFKPGLVGGHCIGVDPYYLAQKAQEYGYHPGLILAGRRMNDSMGGYVSSEVIKLMLKNDIKIKNSNVLILGVTFKENCPDVRNTKAVDVIFGLKGYGVKTTIYDPWASPDEMEHEYKLETTKQLPNEKFDAIVLTVSHKEYNDLDLKSLLNENGVVYDVKGTLKSHVDARL, from the coding sequence ATGGGAAAAATAAAAATTGGTATTATTGGTCTAGGCTATGTTGGCTTACCATTAGCAAGATTGTTTGCTACTAAATACGCTGTTGTTGGTTTTGACATAAATACTAAAAGAATTGGTGAATTAAATAACGGAATAGATAGCACTTTAGAACTTGACGCTGAATTATTAAAATCTGTTTTAAAAAATGAAAATTCAGATGCAAATGGACTTTATTTTTCTACTAAAAATGAAGAGCTTGAAGATTGCAATTATTATATAGTAACTGTCCCTACTCCTGTTGATAAAAACCATAGACCAGATTTAACGCCACTTATTAAAGCCAGCGAAACTGTTGCTAAGGTTCTAAAAAAAGACGACATTGTTATTTACGAATCAACTGTATATCCTGGAGTAACAGAAGATGAATGTATTCCTGTTTTAGAAAAAAACAGTGGATTACTATTCAACACTGATTTTTATGCAGGTTATTCTCCTGAGCGAATTAATCCAGGAGACAAAGAGCATACTATAGATAAAATTTTAAAAATAACTTCTGGTTCTACTCCGGAAATCGGACAATTAGTAGACAACTTATATAAATCTGTAATTACTGCAGGAACACATCTTGCCCCTACTATAAAAGTAGCAGAAGCTGCTAAAGTTATTGAAAATTCACAGAGAGATATTAATATCGCATTTGTAAACGAATTAGCTAAAATCTTTAACTTAATGGATATTGATACACAGTCAGTTTTAGATGCCGCTAGTACAAAATGGAACTTTCTTCCTTTCAAACCAGGCCTAGTCGGTGGACACTGTATTGGTGTGGACCCTTATTATCTAGCTCAAAAAGCTCAAGAATATGGTTATCATCCTGGGTTAATATTAGCTGGAAGAAGAATGAATGACAGCATGGGAGGTTATGTCTCTTCAGAAGTTATTAAGCTTATGCTTAAAAATGATATTAAAATTAAAAATTCAAATGTTTTAATTTTAGGAGTCACTTTTAAAGAAAATTGTCCTGATGTACGAAATACAAAAGCTGTAGATGTAATCTTTGGATTAAAAGGTTATGGTGTAAAAACTACAATATATGATCCATGGGCCTCTCCTGATGAGATGGAACATGAATACAAACTCGAAACAACAAAACAACTACCAAATGAGAAATTTGACGCTATTGTTTTAACTGTATCTCATAAAGAATATAATGACTTAGATCTCAAAAGTCTTTTAAATGAAAATGGTGTCGTATATGATGTAAAAGGAACTTTAAAATCTCATGTAGATGCAAGGCTGTAA
- a CDS encoding nucleoside-diphosphate sugar epimerase/dehydratase produces the protein MIKSYISNSVARYASKWLVLAIDIVIVSMSFILSYFILFNLTLNFDISKLFVQLPLVALLSLVSFLIIGSYKGVVRHTGVRDVYNIFNAICLFSIMTILLVVANRKLGMMDDFTVPLTIIIIHSLLSFIGLTASRYLFKALYNNIVFGFDYKSVKNVLIYGAGESGILTKNALSSNSKSKSKVVGYIDKDAQKVGKHINGVKVFNPEALTESFILKNNVSEVIFSIQNIDHKKLRVLVESLVDYPVLVKIVPPVEDWINGELKLSQIKQVQIEDLLDRATINIENSKISGELEDKVVLVTGGAGSIGSEIVRQICTYKYKSLIVIDQAESALYDLQQELKQNGFHNFIPIVADIRDKNRMNNIFQEYLPNIVFHAAAYKHVPLMEYNSYEAIKINVAGTKVACDLSVAYNVDKFVFVSTDKAVNPTNVMGATKRIAEMYISCMQQQNKTKFITTRFGNVLGSNGSVIPLFKKQIEKGGPLTVTHKDVTRFFMTIPEASQLVLEAGAMGTGGEIFIFDMGESVKIFDLAKNMIKLSGLNYPEDIDIKVTGLRPGEKLYEELLANGENTLPTYHKKIMISKVRNLDFTKVRSNIDQLCVSNMFFDIDTVKLMKEIVPEYISKNSELSALDKNSTSKEENSVDDNKNKILQL, from the coding sequence ATGATAAAAAGTTATATTTCAAATTCAGTAGCTAGATATGCATCGAAGTGGTTAGTGCTTGCTATAGATATAGTTATAGTATCTATGTCTTTCATATTATCTTACTTTATATTATTTAACCTTACTCTAAATTTTGATATTAGTAAACTTTTTGTTCAATTACCTTTGGTAGCTTTACTTTCTTTAGTTTCTTTTTTAATTATTGGGTCTTACAAAGGTGTAGTTAGACATACAGGTGTACGAGATGTATATAATATTTTTAATGCAATATGTCTGTTCAGTATCATGACAATTCTATTGGTTGTAGCGAATAGAAAATTAGGTATGATGGACGACTTTACTGTTCCTTTAACGATAATAATCATTCATAGTTTATTAAGTTTTATAGGCTTAACGGCATCTAGATATTTGTTTAAAGCATTATATAATAACATAGTTTTTGGATTTGATTATAAATCGGTTAAAAATGTTTTAATTTATGGAGCTGGAGAATCGGGTATTTTAACTAAAAACGCTTTAAGTAGTAACTCAAAAAGTAAATCTAAAGTTGTTGGATATATTGATAAAGATGCTCAAAAAGTAGGGAAACATATAAATGGAGTTAAAGTTTTTAACCCAGAAGCTTTGACAGAAAGCTTTATTTTAAAGAACAATGTTTCAGAAGTAATTTTTTCAATACAAAATATAGATCATAAAAAACTACGTGTTTTAGTAGAAAGCCTAGTAGATTACCCTGTATTAGTGAAAATTGTTCCACCTGTCGAGGATTGGATTAATGGGGAGTTAAAACTTTCGCAAATTAAACAAGTTCAAATTGAAGATCTTTTAGATAGAGCAACTATAAATATAGAAAATTCTAAAATAAGCGGAGAATTAGAAGATAAAGTAGTTCTTGTAACTGGTGGCGCAGGATCTATAGGTAGTGAAATTGTTAGACAGATATGTACATATAAATACAAATCTTTAATTGTTATAGATCAAGCAGAATCTGCTTTATATGATTTACAACAAGAATTGAAACAAAATGGGTTTCATAATTTTATTCCTATAGTTGCAGATATCCGTGATAAAAACAGAATGAATAATATATTTCAAGAATATCTTCCTAATATAGTTTTTCATGCTGCAGCTTATAAACATGTTCCTTTAATGGAGTATAACTCTTATGAAGCAATAAAAATAAACGTAGCCGGAACAAAGGTTGCTTGTGATTTATCAGTAGCCTACAATGTAGATAAATTTGTTTTTGTATCAACAGATAAAGCTGTTAATCCTACAAATGTTATGGGTGCAACTAAGCGTATTGCAGAAATGTATATCAGTTGCATGCAACAACAAAATAAAACTAAATTTATTACCACAAGATTTGGTAATGTATTGGGGTCTAATGGTTCTGTAATACCTTTATTTAAGAAACAAATAGAAAAAGGAGGCCCTTTGACGGTTACTCATAAAGATGTAACTCGTTTTTTTATGACAATACCGGAAGCTTCTCAATTAGTATTAGAGGCAGGTGCAATGGGTACTGGAGGTGAAATTTTCATATTTGATATGGGAGAATCTGTAAAGATTTTTGATCTAGCTAAAAACATGATTAAATTATCAGGTTTAAATTATCCAGAAGATATTGATATAAAAGTAACCGGTTTAAGACCAGGAGAAAAATTATATGAAGAGTTATTAGCTAACGGAGAAAACACATTGCCTACCTATCATAAGAAAATAATGATTAGTAAAGTACGAAATTTAGATTTTACTAAAGTTCGCTCTAATATAGACCAGTTATGTGTTTCTAACATGTTTTTTGATATAGATACAGTTAAATTAATGAAAGAAATAGTACCTGAATATATTTCAAAAAATTCAGAACTATCTGCACTAGATAAAAATTCAACATCTAAAGAAGAAAACTCAGTAGATGATAATAAAAATAAAATTTTACAACTATAA
- a CDS encoding DegT/DnrJ/EryC1/StrS aminotransferase family protein, with protein sequence MGNTEEKYVKQAFDTNWVAPLGPNVDSFEVAIKDYVGSGVHAAALSSGTAAIHLALEILGVSAGDEVLCQSFTFSASANPIMYLGATPIFVDSESETWNISPELLEKAIKERIKLGKKPKAIVAVHLYGMPYNVKEIARISNEYDIPVVEDSAEALGSSVDGVKCSSFGAIGILSFNGNKIITTSGGGALVSKKKEYKDQSVFLATQARDNAPHYQHSHVGYNYRMSNILAGIGRGQMEVLDDRVNARRANFELYDDNLKGIDGIELLYEPEGYFSNRWLSCILTPSFEVREKIREFLLEHNIESRPLWKPMHMQPIFEGYPSYTNGTSEDFFERGLCLPSGSNLDSKDVLRVIELIKTVL encoded by the coding sequence ATGGGGAATACTGAAGAGAAATATGTTAAACAAGCTTTTGACACCAACTGGGTGGCACCTTTAGGACCTAATGTAGATAGTTTTGAAGTGGCTATAAAAGATTATGTTGGTAGTGGAGTACATGCGGCAGCATTAAGTTCAGGTACGGCTGCTATTCATTTAGCTCTTGAGATTTTAGGAGTTTCGGCAGGAGATGAAGTACTATGTCAGAGTTTTACATTTTCAGCATCAGCTAACCCTATTATGTATTTAGGGGCAACACCAATATTTGTTGATAGTGAGAGTGAAACTTGGAATATTTCTCCTGAATTATTAGAGAAAGCAATCAAAGAAAGAATAAAATTAGGTAAAAAACCTAAGGCAATTGTGGCTGTACATTTATATGGTATGCCTTATAATGTAAAAGAGATTGCAAGAATATCGAACGAGTATGATATACCTGTAGTTGAAGATAGTGCTGAAGCTTTAGGGAGTTCTGTTGATGGGGTTAAGTGTAGTAGTTTTGGAGCTATTGGTATTTTGTCTTTTAATGGTAATAAAATCATTACAACTTCAGGCGGGGGAGCTTTAGTATCTAAAAAGAAAGAATATAAAGATCAATCAGTATTTTTAGCAACACAAGCTAGAGATAATGCACCACATTATCAACACTCACATGTAGGTTATAATTACAGGATGAGTAATATTTTAGCTGGTATAGGTAGAGGTCAGATGGAAGTTCTGGATGATAGGGTAAATGCTAGAAGAGCTAATTTTGAATTATATGATGATAATTTAAAAGGGATTGATGGTATTGAACTTTTATACGAACCAGAAGGATACTTCTCTAACCGTTGGTTGTCATGTATTTTAACGCCTTCATTTGAGGTAAGAGAAAAAATAAGAGAATTTTTACTAGAACATAACATCGAATCTAGACCGTTATGGAAACCAATGCATATGCAGCCAATTTTTGAAGGATATCCATCATATACAAATGGTACTTCAGAAGATTTTTTTGAAAGAGGTTTGTGTCTGCCAAGTGGTTCAAATTTAGACTCTAAGGATGTGCTTAGAGTTATTGAATTAATTAAAACAGTATTATGA
- a CDS encoding polysaccharide biosynthesis/export family protein — MNRPFILLSLIALSTLLFVSCGSKKNVVYFQDAGNFETIVEESHFVPKFKVDDEVSIFVSTLNPEASAPFNLYRGGSNLSSLGGSVSSSQREQVNYLIDQDGTIDFPVIGKLKIVGLSSDELRNLLIEKLSDYLKDPIINIRLNNFTVSILGEVSRPGTYQVNGEQITLLEAIGLAGDLTIKGKRDNILVIRNFDGTFVHNRIDLTSKEAMKSPVYYLTQNDVVYIEPNKSAITSSSLDNRATIAISIASVLITSSVLILTRNN, encoded by the coding sequence ATGAATCGCCCTTTTATATTATTATCTTTAATAGCATTATCTACATTATTATTTGTATCCTGTGGGTCTAAAAAAAATGTAGTTTATTTTCAAGATGCAGGTAATTTTGAAACTATAGTAGAAGAATCTCATTTTGTTCCAAAATTTAAGGTTGATGATGAAGTTAGTATTTTTGTTTCAACATTAAACCCTGAAGCGAGTGCTCCTTTCAATTTATATAGAGGAGGTAGCAATTTATCTAGTTTAGGTGGTTCAGTTTCAAGTTCACAAAGAGAACAAGTAAATTACTTAATTGATCAAGACGGTACTATTGATTTTCCTGTAATAGGAAAATTAAAAATAGTAGGTCTTTCTTCTGATGAGTTGAGAAATTTATTAATTGAAAAATTATCAGATTACTTAAAAGATCCAATTATTAATATTCGATTGAATAATTTTACAGTTTCTATATTAGGTGAAGTGTCAAGACCAGGCACATATCAAGTTAATGGAGAGCAAATTACTCTGCTAGAGGCTATTGGTTTGGCTGGAGATCTTACGATTAAAGGTAAAAGAGATAATATTTTAGTTATCAGAAATTTTGATGGTACTTTTGTGCACAATAGAATAGATTTGACATCGAAAGAAGCTATGAAGTCTCCTGTTTATTATTTAACACAAAATGATGTAGTTTATATAGAACCTAATAAATCAGCTATTACATCTTCTTCATTAGATAATAGAGCTACAATAGCTATATCTATAGCTTCTGTTTTGATTACCTCTTCAGTGCTGATTTTAACGCGTAATAATTAA
- a CDS encoding nucleotide sugar dehydrogenase, whose protein sequence is MNKITNICCIGAGYVGGPTMSVIAKMCPHIKVTVVDINKERIAQWNDTDLDNLPIYEPGLKEIVGATRDKNLFFSTEVDKAINDAEIIFISVNTPTKTYGKGKGQAADLKFIELCARNIAKVAKNDKIVVEKSTLPVRTAEALKNILENTGNGVNFEILSNPEFLAEGTAVEDLLNADRVLIGGDETTSGKKAKDLLSGIYENWLPKERILQTNVWSSELSKLVANAFLAQRVSSINSISALCEKTDANVEEVSRAIGFDSRIGSKFLSSSVGFGGSCFQKDILNLVYISKSIGLPEVADYWEQVIIMNDYQKKRFADNIVTTLYNTVSGKKITFLGWAFKKDTNDTRESAAIYVADALLEEKAEITVYDPQVTDKIVYRDLDYLNTRTPEENKNLLTVVKDPMDGIENAHAIAILTEWDEFKTYDWQAIYDKMLKPAFVFDGRRLLDKEKLEKIGFKYYRIGQS, encoded by the coding sequence ATGAATAAAATCACAAATATCTGTTGCATTGGCGCAGGCTATGTTGGCGGACCTACAATGTCTGTTATTGCAAAAATGTGTCCTCACATTAAAGTTACTGTAGTTGACATCAACAAAGAAAGAATAGCACAATGGAATGATACTGACTTAGATAATTTACCTATCTATGAGCCAGGATTAAAAGAAATTGTAGGCGCTACTAGAGATAAAAACTTATTTTTTTCTACAGAAGTAGATAAAGCTATTAATGACGCTGAAATTATTTTCATCTCTGTAAACACACCTACAAAAACTTATGGAAAAGGAAAAGGCCAAGCTGCAGATTTAAAATTTATTGAACTTTGTGCTAGAAACATCGCTAAAGTTGCTAAAAATGATAAAATAGTTGTTGAGAAATCAACTTTACCTGTTAGAACTGCCGAAGCTTTAAAAAATATATTAGAGAATACAGGTAACGGTGTTAATTTTGAAATACTATCTAATCCTGAGTTTTTAGCAGAAGGTACTGCTGTTGAAGATTTACTAAATGCCGACAGAGTTTTAATTGGCGGTGATGAAACTACTTCTGGTAAAAAAGCTAAAGACCTTTTAAGTGGTATTTACGAAAACTGGCTACCTAAAGAAAGAATATTACAAACAAATGTTTGGTCTTCTGAGTTATCTAAGCTAGTTGCTAATGCATTTTTAGCACAACGTGTATCTTCTATAAATTCTATATCTGCTTTATGTGAAAAAACTGATGCAAATGTTGAAGAAGTTTCAAGAGCTATTGGTTTCGACTCTCGAATTGGGTCTAAATTCTTAAGTTCATCAGTTGGTTTCGGAGGTTCTTGTTTTCAAAAAGATATTCTTAACTTAGTATATATCTCAAAAAGTATCGGCTTACCAGAAGTTGCTGATTACTGGGAACAAGTAATTATAATGAATGATTACCAAAAGAAAAGATTTGCAGATAACATTGTAACTACATTATACAATACAGTATCTGGTAAAAAAATCACATTCTTAGGTTGGGCATTTAAAAAAGACACTAATGATACTCGCGAATCGGCAGCTATCTATGTTGCAGACGCTCTTTTAGAAGAAAAAGCAGAAATTACAGTTTACGATCCTCAAGTAACTGATAAAATTGTTTATAGAGATCTTGATTACTTAAACACTCGAACTCCTGAAGAAAACAAAAATCTTTTAACTGTTGTAAAAGATCCGATGGATGGTATAGAAAATGCACATGCAATTGCTATACTTACTGAATGGGACGAGTTTAAAACATACGACTGGCAAGCAATTTATGACAAAATGCTTAAACCTGCTTTTGTTTTTGACGGTAGACGTTTATTAGACAAAGAAAAATTAGAAAAAATAGGATTTAAATACTACAGAATAGGACAATCTTAA
- the gmd gene encoding GDP-mannose 4,6-dehydratase, with protein sequence MKKALITGVTGQDGAYLSEFLLKKGYEVHGLKRRSSLFNTDRIDHLYQDPHIENRNFILHYGDMTDSTNLIRLIQEIQPDEIYNLAAMSHVHVSFEVPEYTANADGIGTLRILDAVRLLGLSEKTRIYQASTSELYGKVQEVPQSETTPFYPRSPYAVAKMYAYWITVNYREAYGMYACNGILFNHESPIRGETFVTRKITRATAKIALGLQDKFYLGNLDAERDWGHAKDYVRMMWMILQADKAEDWVIATGKTTKVREFVRMSFAEAGIELEFKGTGVDEKAFVKSCSNPDYQLEIGKEVLSIDPKYFRPTEVELLIGDPTKAQTKLGWKLDYDLKDLVKDMVQSDLKLMHKDQYLKDGGYRILNYFE encoded by the coding sequence ATGAAAAAAGCTCTAATAACAGGAGTCACTGGTCAAGATGGCGCATATTTAAGTGAATTTTTATTAAAAAAAGGATATGAAGTTCATGGTCTAAAACGTAGATCTTCTCTATTCAACACTGATAGAATTGATCATTTATACCAAGATCCGCACATTGAAAACAGAAACTTCATTTTACATTATGGTGATATGACTGATAGTACCAATCTAATAAGATTGATACAAGAAATTCAACCAGATGAGATATACAACCTGGCCGCTATGAGTCATGTTCACGTTTCTTTTGAAGTACCAGAATATACTGCAAATGCAGATGGTATTGGTACCTTAAGAATATTAGACGCTGTTAGATTATTAGGCTTATCTGAAAAAACTAGAATTTATCAAGCCTCTACTTCTGAATTATATGGTAAAGTTCAAGAAGTTCCTCAATCAGAAACTACTCCTTTTTACCCAAGAAGCCCCTATGCTGTTGCAAAAATGTATGCATATTGGATTACAGTGAACTACAGAGAGGCATATGGTATGTATGCGTGTAATGGTATTTTATTTAATCACGAATCTCCAATACGAGGAGAAACTTTTGTTACTCGAAAAATAACTAGAGCTACAGCTAAAATCGCATTAGGTCTTCAAGATAAATTTTACTTGGGGAATTTAGATGCTGAAAGAGACTGGGGACATGCAAAAGATTATGTTCGTATGATGTGGATGATCTTACAAGCTGATAAAGCAGAAGATTGGGTAATTGCGACAGGAAAAACTACTAAAGTTAGAGAATTTGTTCGTATGAGTTTTGCTGAAGCAGGTATTGAACTAGAATTTAAAGGAACTGGTGTTGATGAAAAAGCTTTTGTGAAAAGCTGCAGCAACCCTGATTATCAATTAGAGATTGGGAAAGAAGTATTATCTATCGATCCTAAATATTTTAGACCTACCGAAGTTGAGTTATTGATTGGAGACCCTACAAAAGCTCAAACTAAATTAGGATGGAAATTAGACTATGACTTGAAAGATTTAGTTAAAGATATGGTTCAAAGTGATTTAAAATTAATGCATAAAGACCAGTATTTAAAAGATGGTGGTTATCGAATTTTAAATTATTTCGAATAG
- a CDS encoding Ig-like domain-containing protein — protein MIKPQFLKNSGLLLTLVLTAISCSNNDVLFSDVIAAENERISTEITEEEPPIEAVVDYQNGTIVISEDGEIALDISKDAKANSNAKTIALKSITQPNYGKTAINNNNEIVYSPTKDFHGVDSFSYTVNTQDSIGNNIEQINTMNVTINAVTDITDNTATTPYETKVYLSPLTNDTFDENTDVYISSISLPTKGTATISAENLLTYTPNNGETGVDTFFYEASVVQPNETITTETAEIRITISDDKNAAQVLSPEVLYYKNQFDIAWVLEAPEAYSHSKSKNLFQEYYFLSYRIHGLMEIWQATGDNDYLDTILELIDNTIQDASPVMGGNYLGWPADASYGENSVNNGVSLWESFLYKYVATLLRIMDKSPNLRATDNYQYQYDELLNFVETNIFEKWYYNTWNHTEVYRIKAHMASHWARISMELYLITGKPLYKEVFDNITYAGIELYSNQSIQSRIYSNTNVSGAISWYTDWTENEIQDTSHGSDIIGYFVGAYENDMYWGFNDINALVTTFDKVIWTSNSGLKFTTYIDGSGGSSLIDAGFHNYITLGRFNETLQERIEKYYTIKAIPFRESQAMGVIANNRKILDDGKPFYPEEY, from the coding sequence ATGATTAAACCCCAATTCCTAAAAAACTCGGGTCTCCTACTGACCTTAGTTTTAACTGCAATTTCATGCTCTAACAATGATGTTCTTTTCTCTGATGTAATTGCAGCCGAAAACGAAAGAATAAGTACCGAAATTACTGAAGAAGAGCCTCCAATAGAAGCTGTTGTTGATTATCAAAATGGAACTATCGTTATTTCAGAAGATGGTGAAATTGCATTAGACATATCAAAAGACGCTAAAGCAAACTCTAATGCAAAAACAATAGCACTTAAAAGCATTACACAACCCAATTACGGAAAAACTGCTATTAATAATAATAATGAAATAGTTTACTCACCTACAAAAGATTTTCATGGGGTAGATTCTTTTTCTTATACTGTTAATACTCAAGATAGTATCGGTAACAACATAGAACAGATAAATACTATGAATGTTACCATTAATGCTGTTACTGACATTACAGACAATACAGCCACCACACCTTACGAAACTAAAGTTTATTTAAGTCCTTTAACAAATGACACATTTGACGAAAATACCGATGTATACATTTCATCAATTAGTTTACCAACAAAAGGAACCGCTACAATAAGCGCTGAAAACCTGTTAACATACACACCTAATAATGGAGAAACAGGGGTCGATACTTTTTTTTATGAGGCAAGTGTAGTACAACCTAATGAAACTATAACTACTGAAACAGCTGAAATAAGAATTACAATAAGCGATGATAAAAATGCAGCACAAGTATTAAGCCCTGAAGTGTTATACTACAAAAATCAATTTGACATCGCTTGGGTTTTAGAGGCTCCAGAAGCATATAGTCATTCAAAAAGTAAAAATTTATTTCAAGAATATTATTTTTTATCTTATCGTATCCACGGATTAATGGAAATTTGGCAAGCAACAGGAGACAACGATTATTTAGACACCATTTTAGAATTAATTGATAATACTATACAAGATGCATCTCCAGTAATGGGTGGTAATTATTTAGGTTGGCCAGCAGATGCATCCTACGGAGAAAACAGTGTAAATAACGGGGTTTCACTATGGGAATCTTTCTTATATAAATATGTTGCTACTTTATTACGTATAATGGACAAATCTCCAAATTTACGTGCTACAGATAATTACCAATATCAGTATGATGAATTATTAAACTTCGTAGAAACAAATATATTTGAAAAATGGTATTACAATACTTGGAATCACACTGAGGTGTATAGAATAAAAGCCCATATGGCTTCACATTGGGCCCGAATATCAATGGAACTTTATTTGATTACAGGCAAACCTCTATATAAAGAAGTTTTCGACAATATTACTTACGCAGGTATAGAGTTATATTCTAATCAAAGTATACAATCAAGAATATATAGCAACACAAATGTTTCAGGAGCTATTTCTTGGTATACTGATTGGACAGAAAATGAAATTCAAGATACTTCTCATGGTTCAGATATCATCGGGTATTTTGTAGGTGCTTATGAAAATGATATGTATTGGGGCTTTAATGATATTAATGCTTTAGTAACAACATTTGACAAAGTAATTTGGACAAGCAATTCCGGCTTGAAATTCACAACTTACATAGATGGCTCTGGAGGATCTAGCCTTATCGATGCTGGTTTTCATAATTATATAACATTGGGCAGATTTAATGAAACTTTACAAGAGCGTATAGAAAAATATTACACTATAAAAGCTATTCCATTTAGAGAATCACAAGCCATGGGTGTTATTGCTAATAATAGAAAAATTTTAGATGATGGAAAACCATTCTATCCTGAAGAATATTAA